A region of the Bremerella alba genome:
AAGAACGATGGTAACCCTGAACTGGTTAAACGCGCCAAGGCCTACATGACCGAGGCCCGCGATGCAGGCAAACCGTTTTGTCTGGTGGTTGCTTCGCACGATGGCCACGGACCGTACACCACCGGCGATCCTTCGCAGTACGATGCCAATGCGTTAAAGCTAGAAACCGACAAGATCGACACGCCTGCCTATCGCCAAGCCCTTCGATTGCACCTGGCCGAGGTGACCAATCTGGACGCGTTGCTCGGCAAACTTCGCGGGGTGCTTGCTGAAGAAAAACTGGCCGGCAACACGCTCGTTCTTTTCTGCAGCGAACAAGGCAACGCGTTCCCCTTCGCCAAGTGGACCTGCTTCAACGATGGCCTGGCCAGTGGCGTCATCGTCGCGCTGCCTGGTACCATCCCTGTCGGAAAAAGCAACAAGCAACTCACCTGGATCGCTGATATCGCACCGACGCTACTGGAAGCGACCGGCGGCGAGGCTTCTCTGGAAGACTTCGACGGCAAGAGCCAATGGCAGAACTGGACCGGCGGAAACCTGCCTATCCACCGCTACGCTTATGGCGCGTTCACCAACTGCAACATCATCGATAACCGCGACCGCATCTTTCCGATCCGCTGCATCCGCGACGACCGATATACGCTGATCTGGTCGCCGCGACACGAGGAAGAGATCACCTCGAACACCACGCTCACCCAGGCCCTGGCATGGATTGAAGCCGATCCGACCGACGGCAAAGCCAGCCCAGCGGCAACCTGGGTCCGCAAGGCGAAGCGAACCAAGCCCGAGAAGGACGACCAACTTGTTCACCGCTTACATCACCGGCCTGAGTGGGCTTTGTACGATCGTACGACCGACCCGGAAGAACTAACGAATCTGATCGACGATCCTCATCACGCCAAAGACGCCGAGCGACTGAAGCAGGAACTCCAAACTTGGTTAAGTAAATGGGACGATGCTGATCCGGTGGTTACCGAACGCGGATTTGTGAACCAAAACTAGTAGCCAACTTTCACCGCGACCAGCTTTTCCATTCACTACTCCTACCGTGCGATCCTCCCATGATTTCCCTCCGACTGATGACTGCGTGCCTCCTTCTGCTTGCCACCGCTGGGCCTTCGCTGGCCGAACTTCATGTGGCCAACATCTTTCAAGACCACATGATCGTCCAGCGCGATGTGCCTGTGAAGATCTGGGGCAGGGCAGGGGGCGGCGAGAAGCTGACCGTTCGGTTCGCTGGGCAGACGATCGAAACGACAGCCGACGCGGACGGAGCGTGGTCGGCCACGCTTAAACCGCTTGCGGCAAGCCACCAGGGGCAACCACTTCACATTGACGGCCAGACCGAGTCGAAGGTCATCCGCGATGTGCTTGCCGGCGAACTGTGGCATGCCTGTGG
Encoded here:
- a CDS encoding sulfatase-like hydrolase/transferase produces the protein MRTLLLSFVLVLLASSHLVADTTRPNILILLGDDIDRDSLGPWGGQAHTPHLDQLAKDGMRLDSVYANVAMCAPFRQELYSGRTAWRTRAMPNHSRSAGGTKSLPHYLQPLGYRVGLLGKKHIGPANAYPFDNLGDVTKKNDGNPELVKRAKAYMTEARDAGKPFCLVVASHDGHGPYTTGDPSQYDANALKLETDKIDTPAYRQALRLHLAEVTNLDALLGKLRGVLAEEKLAGNTLVLFCSEQGNAFPFAKWTCFNDGLASGVIVALPGTIPVGKSNKQLTWIADIAPTLLEATGGEASLEDFDGKSQWQNWTGGNLPIHRYAYGAFTNCNIIDNRDRIFPIRCIRDDRYTLIWSPRHEEEITSNTTLTQALAWIEADPTDGKASPAATWVRKAKRTKPEKDDQLVHRLHHRPEWALYDRTTDPEELTNLIDDPHHAKDAERLKQELQTWLSKWDDADPVVTERGFVNQN